A region of Selenomonadales bacterium 4137-cl DNA encodes the following proteins:
- the yqfC gene encoding sporulation protein YqfC — MQRRRKGNLQTLAGLLEIPADIVLDLPRITMLGNKQLLVENHKGIIEYTGSLVRIKLSQGELYVAGAELTIGNFQAEQLLVEGTVMEIKYEV, encoded by the coding sequence ATGCAACGTCGCCGCAAGGGCAATCTGCAGACGCTGGCCGGACTACTGGAGATACCGGCCGATATCGTGCTCGACCTGCCGCGGATCACCATGTTGGGCAATAAGCAGTTGCTGGTCGAGAATCACAAGGGAATTATCGAGTACACCGGTTCGCTCGTTCGCATCAAGCTCAGCCAGGGCGAGTTGTATGTGGCCGGCGCCGAGCTCACCATCGGCAATTTCCAGGCCGAGCAGCTTCTCGTGGAGGGTACCGTCATGGAAATCAAGTATGAGGTCTGA
- a CDS encoding EAL domain-containing protein has product MKAPSDDDQLKSFTREMLIGMGEASVRKSYYPELQQRMSELERFRLLLDQARDPIFLVDLAGGLVVDANAAARRCLGWEEGATTTAVCIRERLGIEPLALLAGRGAAEERTLACGDGQERIVELSCSRADIDDSSYCVIVARDIGERKEAQGRLSAAHEQLQASYLELEELYGQLAAADDTLKLKMAELEASNRALAASETRYRLAMEGAKDGIWDWDIVRNRLTVSASWSGISGLPAVAIEQDANLWWERIHPEDILRNEAALSRHLAGKTRHYEAEYRFLITPDRWIWVQAKGKALFEDGRAVRVAGSLTDITPRKEAEERIRYMAYNDAQTGLLNRAGLYEALAGIIAAAREEGRGGALFLLDIDNFKVINDSRGHAFGDELLRDIATRLKDNMPNEATVARPGGDEFVAAFFLSEPSEYLYWAERIMQVFDRPAFVRGTQVVVSCSLGIALLSGGSLPDELMRKADTALHSAKAAGKMTWRMFEQHMEDAFLRRMRIEGELHRALAEEEFVLHFQPQLCMATGRVVGFETLIRWARGGGELVSPLDFIPVAEETGLIVSIGEWVMRGACRFGHRAAQTLGEPVRIAVNVSPRQVSQANFVDRVCRILAEEAFPPDRLEIEITETAMIESFELSVEKLRSLRAQGVRVALDDFGTGYSSLTYLSRLPADSVKIDRSFLLEAGSNPSAEAIVGSIIKLAHQMKLSVTAEGVENELQRKILTALGCDFAQGFLFSRPTTDQQALAWAQGRIRR; this is encoded by the coding sequence ATGAAAGCGCCTTCTGATGACGATCAACTGAAAAGCTTTACCCGCGAGATGCTTATCGGCATGGGCGAGGCCTCGGTCCGCAAGAGTTATTATCCGGAGCTTCAGCAGCGCATGTCCGAACTGGAGCGGTTTCGCCTGTTGCTCGATCAGGCCCGCGATCCGATTTTTCTTGTCGATCTTGCGGGTGGTCTGGTCGTGGACGCCAACGCGGCGGCGCGCCGCTGTCTCGGCTGGGAAGAGGGGGCCACAACGACTGCGGTCTGTATCCGGGAGAGGCTGGGGATCGAACCGCTTGCGCTGCTGGCGGGACGAGGAGCGGCCGAGGAACGCACGTTGGCCTGCGGCGACGGACAGGAAAGGATTGTGGAGCTGTCCTGCAGCCGGGCCGATATCGACGACAGTAGTTACTGCGTGATCGTCGCCCGCGACATCGGTGAGCGGAAGGAGGCCCAGGGACGGCTCAGCGCGGCTCATGAGCAGCTTCAGGCCAGCTATCTGGAGCTTGAGGAGTTGTACGGCCAGTTGGCCGCCGCCGATGACACGCTGAAGCTGAAGATGGCCGAGCTTGAGGCCAGCAACAGGGCTCTTGCCGCGAGCGAAACCCGCTACCGGCTGGCGATGGAGGGGGCGAAGGACGGCATCTGGGACTGGGATATCGTCCGCAACCGGCTGACGGTTTCGGCGTCCTGGTCGGGCATTTCCGGCCTGCCCGCCGTCGCCATCGAACAGGATGCCAATCTCTGGTGGGAGCGCATCCATCCCGAGGATATCCTGCGCAACGAGGCGGCGTTGAGCCGGCATCTCGCCGGGAAGACGAGGCATTATGAAGCGGAGTACCGTTTTCTGATAACCCCCGACCGCTGGATATGGGTGCAGGCCAAGGGCAAGGCGCTGTTCGAGGACGGCCGGGCGGTGAGGGTCGCCGGCTCGCTGACCGATATCACTCCGCGCAAGGAGGCGGAGGAGCGCATCCGTTATATGGCGTATAACGACGCTCAGACCGGATTGCTTAACAGGGCGGGGCTTTACGAGGCGCTGGCGGGGATCATCGCCGCCGCCCGGGAGGAGGGCAGGGGCGGGGCGCTGTTTCTGTTGGATATCGATAATTTCAAGGTTATCAACGATTCCCGCGGCCACGCTTTCGGCGATGAGTTATTGCGCGACATCGCCACGCGCCTGAAGGACAATATGCCCAATGAAGCCACCGTCGCCCGCCCTGGCGGCGACGAGTTCGTGGCTGCGTTTTTTCTGAGTGAGCCGAGTGAGTATCTTTATTGGGCAGAGAGGATCATGCAGGTGTTCGACCGGCCGGCGTTCGTTCGCGGGACGCAGGTCGTGGTGTCCTGCAGCCTGGGCATCGCCCTTCTGTCGGGCGGATCTTTGCCTGACGAACTGATGCGCAAGGCCGATACCGCGCTGCATAGCGCCAAAGCGGCGGGGAAGATGACCTGGCGGATGTTTGAGCAGCATATGGAGGACGCCTTCCTGCGGCGCATGCGGATCGAGGGTGAGCTGCACAGGGCGCTGGCGGAGGAGGAGTTCGTGCTGCATTTTCAGCCGCAGCTCTGCATGGCGACCGGCCGGGTCGTCGGGTTCGAGACACTGATCCGCTGGGCTAGGGGCGGAGGGGAGCTTGTCAGCCCGCTAGATTTCATCCCGGTGGCGGAGGAGACCGGCCTGATCGTGTCGATCGGCGAGTGGGTGATGAGGGGCGCGTGCAGGTTTGGCCACCGCGCCGCGCAGACCCTCGGCGAACCGGTCAGAATCGCGGTCAATGTTTCACCCCGCCAGGTCAGTCAGGCCAATTTTGTCGACCGGGTTTGCCGGATTCTCGCCGAGGAGGCGTTTCCGCCCGACCGCCTGGAGATCGAGATTACCGAGACCGCAATGATCGAATCGTTCGAGCTTTCGGTGGAAAAGCTCCGCAGTCTTCGCGCTCAGGGGGTCCGCGTGGCGCTGGATGATTTCGGCACAGGGTATTCGTCGTTGACTTATCTGAGCCGGTTGCCGGCCGATTCCGTCAAGATCGACCGGAGCTTCTTGCTTGAAGCGGGGTCCAATCCGTCGGCGGAGGCGATCGTCGGCTCGATTATCAAGCTGGCCCATCAGATGAAACTGTCGGTGACGGCGGAGGGGGTGGAGAACGAACTGCAGCGGAAGATCCTGACGGCGTTGGGGTGCGACTTCGCGCAGGGATTTCTTTTCAGCCGGCCGACCACGGATCAGCAGGCGCTGGCCTGGGCACAGGGGAGAATCCGCCGCTGA
- the floA gene encoding flotillin-like protein FloA (flotillin-like protein involved in membrane lipid rafts) → MATLLSSVFVLVLFIIGLALFLHFVPLGLWISAIAAGVHVGIFTLIGMRLRRVPPAQIVMPLIKANKAGLNVNVNQLEAHFLAGGNVDRVIDALIAAHRAQIVLPFERAAAIDLAGRNVLEAVQMSVNPKVIETPFVSAVAKNGIELKVKARVTVRANIDRLVGGAGEATIIARVGEGIVTSVGSAADHKDVLENPDHISRTVLSKGLDAGTAFEILSIDIADVDVGRNIGAELMTDQAEAEKRVAQAKAEERRAMAVAKEQEMRAFTQEMQAKVVEAQADVPKALSVALREGRLGVMDYYNMNNILADTQMRETISKAGPAAQSVKPEDKK, encoded by the coding sequence ATGGCGACTTTATTAAGCAGTGTGTTTGTTCTGGTTCTGTTTATCATCGGTTTGGCCCTTTTCCTGCATTTCGTGCCCCTGGGGCTGTGGATTTCGGCCATAGCGGCCGGTGTGCATGTGGGGATATTCACGCTTATCGGCATGAGGCTGCGCCGCGTTCCTCCCGCCCAGATCGTGATGCCGCTTATCAAGGCCAACAAGGCCGGGCTTAACGTCAACGTCAACCAGCTCGAAGCCCATTTCCTGGCCGGCGGCAATGTGGACCGCGTCATCGACGCCCTGATCGCCGCCCACCGGGCGCAAATAGTTTTGCCGTTCGAGCGTGCGGCGGCCATCGACTTGGCCGGCCGCAATGTGCTGGAGGCTGTACAGATGAGCGTCAATCCCAAGGTGATCGAGACGCCGTTCGTTTCCGCCGTGGCCAAGAACGGCATCGAGCTTAAAGTCAAGGCCCGCGTAACCGTGCGGGCGAATATCGACCGTCTGGTGGGCGGCGCCGGCGAGGCGACGATCATCGCCCGCGTGGGCGAGGGCATCGTCACCAGCGTCGGTTCGGCGGCCGATCACAAGGATGTGCTGGAGAACCCCGATCACATCTCGCGCACTGTGCTTTCCAAGGGCCTGGACGCCGGGACGGCGTTCGAGATTCTGTCGATCGATATCGCCGACGTGGATGTGGGCCGCAACATCGGCGCCGAACTGATGACCGATCAGGCCGAAGCCGAGAAGCGCGTCGCCCAGGCGAAGGCCGAGGAGCGGCGGGCGATGGCTGTGGCCAAGGAGCAGGAGATGCGGGCCTTCACCCAGGAGATGCAGGCCAAGGTGGTGGAAGCCCAGGCCGATGTGCCCAAGGCGCTGTCCGTCGCTCTCCGGGAAGGCCGTCTCGGGGTGATGGATTATTATAATATGAACAATATCCTGGCCGATACCCAGATGCGTGAGACGATCAGCAAAGCCGGGCCGGCCGCGCAGTCGGTCAAGCCCGAAGATAAGAAATAG
- a CDS encoding MATE family efflux transporter encodes MEQLISYKQIGKLAFPIIVAQSAVIINGMTDLAFIAPYGTEAIAAVSVANALCATLFNFLEGFRIGTTVLVAKATAADDAAKASAVLNSGLFLVALVGVVALAFAPYVGSIVYDIAGDGQMKHHGADYLTVWLWAVPLILASYVLAGLFRGLQDTKTPLYSTFTVCLLNIFFDYLFVRGGFGFPVLGVKGAAWGTLLANLAGLLILACLAAKKPLTSKHINIRQPFLGHIRQYAALAADIGLNTGFTLLVLLIFVWVIKPLGATALAVHHITLQVFNLAYLPAVGFLITATIVVPRLAGPDRQHLLRPTAGRICAMSLGAILAISSLLFIFSAAVGSFFSPADSLVAKQASATIQIVCLSQLFSSVYMVMRGVLTGCGDTRFLVYEGWISGYLVFLPLAYLLAVKAGYGIYGGYTAFLLWCATDCAALVCRFFLRKAPAV; translated from the coding sequence ATGGAACAACTCATCAGCTACAAGCAAATCGGGAAATTGGCGTTCCCGATCATCGTCGCCCAGTCGGCGGTAATCATAAACGGCATGACCGATCTCGCCTTCATCGCCCCCTACGGCACGGAAGCGATCGCCGCCGTGTCGGTCGCCAACGCTTTATGCGCCACCTTGTTCAACTTCCTGGAAGGCTTCAGGATCGGCACAACCGTTCTCGTCGCCAAGGCCACGGCCGCGGACGACGCGGCAAAAGCGTCAGCCGTATTAAACAGCGGGCTTTTTCTGGTCGCGCTGGTCGGCGTCGTCGCCCTCGCCTTCGCCCCCTATGTCGGCTCCATCGTCTACGACATCGCCGGCGACGGACAGATGAAACATCACGGCGCTGACTACTTGACGGTGTGGCTCTGGGCAGTGCCGCTCATACTGGCCTCTTACGTGCTTGCCGGCCTGTTCAGGGGCCTGCAGGACACGAAAACGCCCCTATACAGCACCTTTACCGTCTGCCTGCTGAATATTTTCTTCGACTACCTCTTCGTCCGCGGCGGCTTCGGTTTTCCCGTCCTCGGCGTGAAAGGAGCCGCCTGGGGAACCCTGCTGGCCAATCTTGCCGGCCTGCTCATACTTGCCTGCCTGGCAGCCAAGAAACCCTTGACAAGCAAACACATCAACATCAGGCAGCCATTCCTCGGACACATCCGGCAATACGCTGCGCTCGCCGCCGATATTGGGCTCAACACAGGCTTCACGCTCCTGGTCCTGCTTATTTTCGTCTGGGTAATAAAACCGCTGGGCGCGACCGCCCTGGCGGTCCACCATATTACCCTGCAGGTCTTCAACCTTGCCTATCTTCCCGCCGTCGGCTTTCTGATCACGGCAACAATCGTCGTGCCGCGGCTGGCGGGGCCTGACCGCCAACACCTTTTGCGCCCCACGGCGGGCCGGATATGCGCGATGAGTCTCGGGGCAATCCTTGCCATAAGCAGCCTGCTCTTCATCTTTTCGGCCGCTGTCGGCAGTTTCTTCAGCCCCGCCGACAGCCTGGTGGCCAAACAAGCGTCCGCGACGATCCAAATCGTGTGCCTCAGCCAATTGTTTTCCTCCGTTTACATGGTTATGCGCGGAGTGCTGACCGGCTGCGGCGATACCCGTTTCCTCGTTTACGAAGGCTGGATATCGGGCTATCTCGTCTTCCTGCCCCTGGCCTATCTTCTGGCCGTAAAAGCAGGCTACGGCATCTACGGCGGCTACACGGCCTTCCTGTTGTGGTGCGCCACGGACTGCGCCGCGCTTGTGTGCAGGTTTTTCCTCCGCAAGGCGCCCGCCGTATAG
- a CDS encoding GatB/YqeY domain-containing protein, giving the protein MSIKERLTEDMKQAMKDKEAGKLRLSVIRMVRASIKNVEIDRKKELGDEEVLDVLAKEVKMRRDSLEEFKKGNRPDLVAGLEQEIGILMGYLPQQLSDEEVRALVAEAVAQTGAAGPKDMGKVMSALMPKVKGRADGKTVNAMVKDALNK; this is encoded by the coding sequence ATGTCGATCAAGGAAAGACTCACTGAAGACATGAAACAGGCGATGAAGGATAAGGAGGCCGGCAAGCTGCGCCTCTCCGTCATCCGCATGGTGCGCGCCAGCATCAAGAATGTCGAGATCGACCGCAAGAAGGAACTCGGCGACGAGGAAGTGCTGGATGTCCTGGCCAAGGAGGTCAAGATGCGGCGCGACTCGCTCGAGGAGTTTAAGAAGGGCAACCGGCCCGATTTGGTAGCCGGGCTCGAGCAGGAGATCGGCATTCTGATGGGCTATCTCCCCCAACAGCTCAGCGATGAGGAAGTCCGCGCCCTGGTGGCCGAGGCTGTCGCCCAGACCGGCGCCGCCGGGCCTAAGGATATGGGCAAGGTTATGTCCGCCCTGATGCCGAAGGTCAAGGGACGCGCCGACGGCAAGACTGTCAACGCCATGGTCAAGGACGCGCTGAACAAGTGA
- a CDS encoding histidine triad nucleotide-binding protein, producing MRQQDCIFCKIAAKEVPAKIIYEDEHVVAFPDINPAAPVHVLVVPKRHIPHLCETCADDIPLLGHIMTVIPKVAAELGLAEDGFRTVVNTKDNGGQTVYHIHWHILGGRFMSWPPG from the coding sequence ATGCGGCAGCAAGACTGTATTTTCTGTAAGATCGCGGCCAAAGAGGTCCCCGCGAAGATAATTTACGAGGATGAGCATGTCGTCGCCTTCCCCGATATCAATCCGGCGGCTCCCGTACATGTACTGGTGGTGCCCAAGCGCCATATCCCCCATCTCTGCGAGACCTGCGCCGACGATATCCCCCTTCTGGGGCATATTATGACCGTCATTCCCAAGGTGGCGGCCGAACTGGGCCTGGCTGAGGACGGTTTCCGCACGGTGGTCAACACCAAGGACAACGGCGGCCAGACGGTCTACCACATCCACTGGCATATTCTCGGCGGGCGCTTCATGAGTTGGCCTCCGGGCTGA
- the rpsU gene encoding 30S ribosomal protein S21 — translation MSEVKVGKNETLDSALRRFKRTCQKAGVLSEVRKREHYEKPSVKRKKKSEAARKRKFKS, via the coding sequence ATGTCAGAAGTCAAAGTGGGAAAAAACGAAACACTGGACAGCGCACTCCGCAGATTTAAACGTACCTGCCAAAAAGCGGGCGTTCTTTCCGAAGTGAGAAAACGCGAGCACTACGAGAAGCCGAGCGTGAAGCGGAAGAAGAAATCCGAAGCGGCGCGCAAACGGAAGTTCAAGAGCTAA
- a CDS encoding NfeD family protein translates to MRRFVLILALILAVALAAGPAAYADAGGPVIVINIKGEIDGGQAALVHKAMNEAKTRNARAVLVEIDTFGGLVDAATVIRDKISEAPVETICHIKNRAWSAGALIAIAHKKIAIAPGGSIGAAEPIPATEKTIAALKAEFAATANKLGRDPRVAEAMVDKTLGLPGYAEPGKILALTDYQAVKVGYADLVAADRADVLAHFGLAGAPVVEYHQGWAEKLASWLSNPVVKSALLSLIFLAILTEIKTAGLGLGALVGLGAVLLFFASQWLSGLADWVTIALFIAGAVMIVIEIYTPGMGIFGLGGILCILASFFLTLGGDLAALNLMAISLVIAIGVFLLIVKRLPSSRLWARLVLKDSETTTAGFVSSDDYQVYLGRTGVALTLLRPAGVVDIAGTHLDVVSEGQYILAGTKVKVVSVSGNRIVVRPVESQE, encoded by the coding sequence ATGCGCCGGTTCGTACTCATCCTGGCCCTGATCCTGGCAGTTGCCCTGGCAGCCGGTCCGGCGGCTTACGCCGACGCCGGCGGTCCGGTGATCGTCATCAATATCAAGGGCGAGATCGACGGCGGACAGGCCGCCCTCGTACATAAGGCGATGAATGAGGCAAAGACCAGGAACGCCCGGGCGGTCCTGGTGGAGATCGATACTTTCGGCGGCCTGGTGGACGCGGCCACTGTCATCCGCGATAAGATCAGCGAGGCTCCGGTGGAGACCATCTGCCATATCAAGAACCGGGCCTGGTCGGCCGGGGCGCTGATCGCCATCGCCCACAAGAAGATCGCTATCGCGCCCGGCGGCAGCATCGGCGCGGCCGAACCCATCCCGGCGACTGAAAAGACGATTGCCGCCCTCAAGGCGGAGTTTGCCGCGACCGCCAATAAGCTAGGCCGCGACCCCCGGGTGGCGGAGGCGATGGTTGACAAGACGCTCGGTCTGCCTGGCTACGCCGAGCCGGGCAAGATTCTCGCCCTGACCGATTATCAGGCTGTCAAGGTGGGGTATGCCGATCTGGTGGCCGCGGACCGGGCCGATGTGCTCGCGCATTTCGGCTTGGCCGGCGCGCCGGTGGTCGAATACCACCAGGGCTGGGCGGAAAAGCTGGCCAGTTGGTTGTCCAACCCGGTGGTTAAGTCGGCGCTCCTGTCGCTCATTTTCCTGGCGATTTTGACCGAGATCAAGACGGCGGGGCTTGGCTTGGGGGCTCTCGTCGGCCTCGGCGCGGTGCTGCTGTTTTTCGCCAGCCAGTGGCTCAGTGGCCTGGCCGACTGGGTGACGATCGCGCTGTTTATCGCCGGCGCGGTGATGATAGTTATCGAGATTTATACCCCGGGGATGGGCATCTTCGGCTTAGGCGGCATCTTATGCATCCTGGCGAGTTTTTTCCTGACGCTGGGCGGCGATCTTGCCGCGCTCAATCTGATGGCGATAAGCCTGGTGATTGCGATCGGCGTTTTCCTGTTGATCGTGAAGCGGCTGCCTTCCAGCCGCCTGTGGGCGCGGCTCGTTCTGAAGGACTCCGAAACGACGACCGCGGGGTTTGTTTCCAGCGACGATTACCAGGTCTACCTCGGCCGGACGGGGGTCGCCCTGACCCTGCTCAGGCCGGCGGGGGTTGTCGATATTGCCGGCACTCATCTGGATGTTGTGTCGGAAGGCCAGTACATATTGGCCGGAACCAAGGTCAAGGTGGTGAGCGTGAGCGGCAACCGCATCGTAGTTCGCCCCGTCGAAAGCCAAGAATAG
- the ercA gene encoding alcohol dehydrogenase-like regulatory protein ErcA produces MEATSVVEADPFLELRKFVAPEFVFGLDARKLVGRYAQNVGARRVLLVTDKVLHARTPWVRETVATLEEYGIPCVVFDGVSPNPRSAEVTDGAACYARERCNAVVAVGGGSVMDCAKGIGIVCSNGGGILDFEGVDRVGRPMPPLICLPTTAGTASEVSQFTIILDENRKTKIAIVSKATVPDVGLIDPATTMTMDAYLTACTGMDALTHAVEAFVSNAGSPITDLHAMEAIRLVHAALPAVIARPDDIGLRGRMMLGSLQAGLAFSNAILGAVHAMAHSLGGFLDLPHGECNAILLGPVIAGNYGAAREKYQAVGRVFGLSLAGMTDEAAAAALREAVEAFRRGLGITATLGSLGVERTSVSLLAALALKDACMATNPRALSLRATEAIYESAF; encoded by the coding sequence ATGGAAGCAACAAGTGTTGTTGAAGCGGACCCGTTTCTGGAATTGCGCAAGTTTGTTGCCCCGGAGTTTGTGTTCGGCCTGGACGCCCGGAAGCTCGTCGGCCGCTACGCCCAAAACGTCGGCGCCAGGAGGGTTCTGCTGGTGACCGACAAGGTGCTCCACGCCCGGACGCCCTGGGTGCGGGAGACGGTGGCGACGTTGGAGGAGTACGGCATTCCCTGTGTCGTTTTCGACGGCGTTAGCCCCAATCCGCGGTCCGCGGAGGTGACGGACGGGGCCGCCTGCTACGCCCGCGAGCGCTGCAACGCGGTGGTGGCGGTGGGCGGGGGCAGCGTGATGGACTGCGCCAAGGGGATAGGTATTGTGTGCTCGAATGGCGGCGGTATCCTCGATTTCGAGGGCGTGGACCGGGTCGGCCGCCCGATGCCTCCGCTTATCTGCTTGCCCACCACCGCCGGCACCGCTTCGGAGGTGTCCCAGTTTACCATTATCCTTGATGAGAACCGTAAGACGAAAATCGCGATCGTCAGCAAGGCTACGGTGCCTGATGTAGGCCTGATCGATCCGGCCACGACGATGACGATGGACGCTTATCTTACCGCCTGCACTGGTATGGATGCGCTTACCCATGCCGTGGAGGCTTTTGTGTCCAACGCCGGTTCGCCGATAACCGATTTGCACGCCATGGAGGCCATCCGTCTTGTTCACGCCGCTTTGCCGGCGGTAATCGCCAGGCCGGACGATATCGGTCTGCGCGGCAGGATGATGCTGGGCAGTCTGCAGGCCGGCCTGGCGTTCTCCAACGCCATTCTTGGCGCGGTCCACGCGATGGCCCACAGTCTCGGCGGGTTTCTCGACCTGCCGCACGGCGAGTGCAACGCCATTCTTCTCGGGCCGGTGATCGCCGGCAATTACGGGGCCGCCCGGGAGAAGTACCAGGCGGTTGGCAGGGTTTTCGGCCTGTCGCTTGCCGGCATGACCGACGAGGCGGCCGCGGCCGCGCTGAGGGAGGCTGTGGAGGCTTTCCGGCGCGGGTTGGGGATAACGGCGACCCTGGGCAGCCTGGGCGTGGAAAGGACATCGGTGTCGCTGCTGGCCGCCTTGGCTCTCAAGGATGCTTGCATGGCTACCAATCCCCGCGCGTTGTCGTTGCGTGCTACGGAGGCTATTTATGAAAGCGCCTTCTGA
- a CDS encoding ATP-binding protein encodes MRVSDYKGRLIYAKGTYVEFVVAPGQDVDFGDILVVEGKSGDRFYIRSYDFKVKSRWSGINNVGYLMNKLDGEGKVENQEELEFYLGGNHTVKIGMAEQLCYADAESRLFNPKTCPDFFCEVRGLSAADTALLAEMKGDLEIGFLKSGRGVLELPVGIYGSKAITEHIGIFGTTGSGKSNLVKVLAGSVIDNGNYGMLVFDVHNEYYRDLARHPGVKDRLAVYNANPQAEYARRLTLSYGEVGPEDITACATFTEPQFDAIYKLSSVLAENWVRDVLQYDTADIVDELKASTGQKFQSPTISKIKSVCWNVKNELNIEEGGQSVVGDMMAELEQGKVVLVELKNVSPVGELALSTLLSKKLLGHYAAKTETDRRAVKPVLIVLEEAHRFLGRKEHSSNNVFARLVSEARKFNLGLCVVDQQPRLLADKVLSQLNTLFILGLASKADRGKLEAMCRKDILQQRNEIKNLDCGEMVVATNYMRFAAPVKVHKFEDYLGRCHGVMG; translated from the coding sequence ATGCGCGTGAGCGATTACAAGGGCCGGCTGATTTACGCCAAGGGCACCTATGTCGAGTTTGTCGTGGCCCCGGGCCAGGATGTCGACTTCGGCGACATCCTGGTGGTGGAAGGGAAGAGCGGCGACCGGTTTTATATCCGGTCATACGACTTCAAGGTGAAGTCGCGTTGGTCGGGGATCAATAACGTAGGCTACCTGATGAACAAACTTGACGGAGAGGGTAAGGTGGAAAATCAGGAGGAACTGGAGTTTTACCTCGGCGGCAATCATACCGTCAAGATCGGCATGGCCGAGCAGCTCTGCTACGCCGATGCCGAGAGCCGCCTGTTCAACCCCAAGACCTGCCCCGACTTTTTCTGCGAGGTGCGCGGCCTGAGCGCGGCCGATACCGCCCTGCTCGCCGAGATGAAGGGCGATCTCGAGATCGGTTTTTTGAAAAGCGGCCGCGGCGTTTTAGAGCTGCCGGTCGGCATTTACGGGTCCAAGGCGATTACCGAGCATATCGGCATTTTCGGCACGACCGGGTCGGGCAAGAGCAATCTGGTAAAGGTGCTGGCAGGCTCGGTCATCGACAACGGCAATTACGGCATGCTGGTTTTCGATGTTCACAACGAGTATTACCGCGACCTTGCCCGCCATCCGGGGGTGAAGGACCGCCTTGCCGTTTATAACGCTAATCCCCAGGCCGAATACGCCCGCCGGCTGACGCTGAGTTACGGCGAGGTCGGTCCGGAGGACATAACCGCGTGCGCTACATTCACCGAGCCGCAGTTTGACGCCATCTACAAGCTGTCGTCAGTGCTGGCCGAAAACTGGGTGCGCGATGTGCTGCAGTACGATACCGCCGATATCGTCGACGAGCTGAAGGCCAGCACCGGCCAGAAGTTTCAGTCGCCGACGATCAGCAAGATCAAGAGTGTTTGCTGGAATGTCAAGAACGAGCTGAATATCGAGGAAGGCGGGCAGTCGGTGGTGGGCGATATGATGGCCGAGCTCGAACAGGGCAAGGTGGTGCTCGTCGAGCTGAAGAATGTTTCGCCGGTCGGGGAGCTGGCGCTGTCGACGCTGCTGTCGAAGAAGCTGCTCGGTCATTACGCCGCCAAGACGGAGACGGACCGCCGCGCCGTCAAGCCGGTGCTCATCGTGCTTGAGGAGGCTCACCGGTTCCTGGGCAGGAAGGAGCACAGCAGCAACAACGTGTTCGCCCGCCTGGTGAGCGAGGCCCGCAAGTTCAATCTCGGCCTGTGCGTGGTCGACCAGCAGCCGCGTCTCTTAGCCGACAAGGTGCTGTCGCAGCTTAACACACTGTTCATTCTCGGTCTGGCGTCGAAGGCCGACCGCGGCAAGCTGGAGGCGATGTGCCGCAAGGATATCCTCCAGCAGCGCAACGAGATCAAGAACCTCGACTGCGGCGAGATGGTGGTGGCTACGAATTACATGCGGTTTGCCGCTCCCGTGAAGGTGCACAAGTTCGAGGATTACCTCGGCCGCTGCCACGGGGTGATGGGATAA